Proteins encoded in a region of the Orcinus orca chromosome X, mOrcOrc1.1, whole genome shotgun sequence genome:
- the NONO gene encoding non-POU domain-containing octamer-binding protein isoform X2, whose translation MQSNKTFNLEKQNHTPRKHHQHHHQQHHQQQQQQPPPPPIPANGQQASSQNEGLTIDLKNFRKPGEKTFTQRSRLFVGNLPPDITEEEMRKLFEKYGKAGEVFIHKDKGFGFIRLETRTLAEIAKVELDNMPLRGKQLRVRFACHSASLTVRNLPQYVSNELLEEAFSVFGQVERAVVIVDDRGRPSGKGIVEFSGKPAARKALDRCSEGSFLLTTFPRPVTVEPMDQLDDEEGLPEKLVIKNQQFHKEREQPPRFAQPGSFEYEYAMRWKALIEMEKQQQDQVDRNIKEAREKLEMEMEAARHEHQVMLMRQDLMRRQEELRRMEELHNQEVQKRKQLELRQEEERRRREEEMRRQQEEMMRRQQEGFKGTFPDAKEAFIGRKGKV comes from the exons ATGCAGAGCAATAAAACTTTTAACTTGGAGAAACAAAACCACACTCCGAGGAAACATCATCAGCATCACCATCAGCAGCACcaccagcagcaacagcagcagccacCACCTCCACCAATACCTGCAAATGGGCAACAAGCCAGCAGCCAAA ATGAAGGCTTGACTATTGACCTGAAGAATTTTAGGAAACCAGGAGAGAAGACCTTCACCCAGCGTAGCCGGCTCTTTGTGGGCAATCTTCCTCCTGACATCACtgaggaggaaatgaggaaacTATTTGAGAAATATGGGAAGGCAGGCGAAGTCTTCATTCATAAGGACAAGGGCTTTGGCTTTATCCGCTTG GAAACACGAACCCTAGCAGAGATTGCCAAAGTGGAACTGGACAACATGCCGCTCCGTGGAAAGCAGCTGCGTGTGCGCTTTGCCTGCCATAGTGCATCCCTTACAGTCCGAAACCTTCCTCAGTATGTGTCCAATGAACTGCTGGAGGAAGCCTTTTCTGTGTTCGGCCAGGTGGAGAGGGCTGTAGTCATTGTGGATGATCGAGGAAGGCCCTCAGGAAAAGGCATTGTTGAATTCTCAGGGAAGCCAGCGGCTCGGAAAGCTCTGGACAGATGCAGTGAAGGCTCCTTCCTGCTAACCAC ATTTCCTCGACCTGTGACTGTGGAGCCCATGGACCAGTTAGATGATGAAGAGGGACTCCCAGAGAAGCTGGTTATAAAGAACCAGCAATTTCACAA GGAGCGAGAGCAGCCACCCAGATTTGCACAGCCTGGCTCCTTTGAGTATGAGTATGCCATGCGCTGGAAGGCACTTATTGAgatggagaagcagcagcaggaccAAGTGGACCGAAACATTAAGGAAGCTCGTGAGAagctggagatggagatggaggctGCTCGCCATGAGCACCAGGTCATGCTAATGAGGCAGG ATTTGATGAGGCGTCAAGAAGAACTTAGGAGGATGGAAGAGCTGCACAACCAAGAAGTGCAAAAACGAAAGCAGCTGGAGCTCAG GCAGGAAGAGGAGCGCAGGCGCCGTGAGGAAGAGATGCGGCGGCAACAAGAAGAAATGATGCGACGACAGCAGGAAGGATTCAAGGGAACATTCCCTGATGCG AAAGAAGCATTCATAGGAAGGAAAGGTAAGGTTTGA
- the NONO gene encoding non-POU domain-containing octamer-binding protein isoform X1 → MQSNKTFNLEKQNHTPRKHHQHHHQQHHQQQQQQPPPPPIPANGQQASSQNEGLTIDLKNFRKPGEKTFTQRSRLFVGNLPPDITEEEMRKLFEKYGKAGEVFIHKDKGFGFIRLETRTLAEIAKVELDNMPLRGKQLRVRFACHSASLTVRNLPQYVSNELLEEAFSVFGQVERAVVIVDDRGRPSGKGIVEFSGKPAARKALDRCSEGSFLLTTFPRPVTVEPMDQLDDEEGLPEKLVIKNQQFHKEREQPPRFAQPGSFEYEYAMRWKALIEMEKQQQDQVDRNIKEAREKLEMEMEAARHEHQVMLMRQDLMRRQEELRRMEELHNQEVQKRKQLELRQEEERRRREEEMRRQQEEMMRRQQEGFKGTFPDAREQEIRMGQMAMGGAMGINNRGAMPPAPVPAGTPAPPGPATMMPDGTLGLTPPTTERFGQAATMEGIGAIGGTPPAFNRAAPGAEFAPNKRRRY, encoded by the exons ATGCAGAGCAATAAAACTTTTAACTTGGAGAAACAAAACCACACTCCGAGGAAACATCATCAGCATCACCATCAGCAGCACcaccagcagcaacagcagcagccacCACCTCCACCAATACCTGCAAATGGGCAACAAGCCAGCAGCCAAA ATGAAGGCTTGACTATTGACCTGAAGAATTTTAGGAAACCAGGAGAGAAGACCTTCACCCAGCGTAGCCGGCTCTTTGTGGGCAATCTTCCTCCTGACATCACtgaggaggaaatgaggaaacTATTTGAGAAATATGGGAAGGCAGGCGAAGTCTTCATTCATAAGGACAAGGGCTTTGGCTTTATCCGCTTG GAAACACGAACCCTAGCAGAGATTGCCAAAGTGGAACTGGACAACATGCCGCTCCGTGGAAAGCAGCTGCGTGTGCGCTTTGCCTGCCATAGTGCATCCCTTACAGTCCGAAACCTTCCTCAGTATGTGTCCAATGAACTGCTGGAGGAAGCCTTTTCTGTGTTCGGCCAGGTGGAGAGGGCTGTAGTCATTGTGGATGATCGAGGAAGGCCCTCAGGAAAAGGCATTGTTGAATTCTCAGGGAAGCCAGCGGCTCGGAAAGCTCTGGACAGATGCAGTGAAGGCTCCTTCCTGCTAACCAC ATTTCCTCGACCTGTGACTGTGGAGCCCATGGACCAGTTAGATGATGAAGAGGGACTCCCAGAGAAGCTGGTTATAAAGAACCAGCAATTTCACAA GGAGCGAGAGCAGCCACCCAGATTTGCACAGCCTGGCTCCTTTGAGTATGAGTATGCCATGCGCTGGAAGGCACTTATTGAgatggagaagcagcagcaggaccAAGTGGACCGAAACATTAAGGAAGCTCGTGAGAagctggagatggagatggaggctGCTCGCCATGAGCACCAGGTCATGCTAATGAGGCAGG ATTTGATGAGGCGTCAAGAAGAACTTAGGAGGATGGAAGAGCTGCACAACCAAGAAGTGCAAAAACGAAAGCAGCTGGAGCTCAG GCAGGAAGAGGAGCGCAGGCGCCGTGAGGAAGAGATGCGGCGGCAACAAGAAGAAATGATGCGACGACAGCAGGAAGGATTCAAGGGAACATTCCCTGATGCG agagaGCAGGAGATACGAATGGGCCAGATGGCTATGGGAG GTGCTATGGGCATAAACAACAGAGGCGCTATGCCCCCTGCTCCTGTGCCAGCTGGTACCCCAGCTCCTCCAGGACCTGCCACTATGATGCCAGATGGAACCTTGGGATTG ACCCCACCAACAACTGAACGCTTTGGCCAAGCTGCTACAATGGAAGGAATTGGGGCAATTGGTGGAACCCCTCCTGCATTCAACCGTGCAGCTCCTGGAGCTGAATTTGCTCCAAACAAACGTCGCCGATACTAA
- the ITGB1BP2 gene encoding integrin beta-1-binding protein 2 isoform X1, whose product MSLLCRNKGCGQRFDPQTNLPDSCCHHPGVPIFHDALKGWSCCRKRTVDFSEFLNIKGCTVGPHCAEKLPETPQPEGPATSSSLQEQKPPNTIPKSAETLRRERPKSELPPKLLPLNISQALGMALEQKELDQEPGAGLDSSLIQTGASCQNPGCDAVYQGPESDATPCTYHPGAPRFHEGMKSWSCCGIQTLDFGAFLAQPGCRVGRHDWGKQLPASCRHDWHQTDSLVVVTVYGQIPLPAFNWVKASQTELHVHIVFDGNRVFQAQMKLWGVINVEQSSVSLMPSRVEISLVKADPGSWAQLEHPDALAEKAKAGVGLEMDEEESEDSDDDLSWTEEEEEEEVMGE is encoded by the exons ATGTCTCTACTCTGCCGTAACAAAGGCTGTGGGCAGCGCTTTGACCCCCAAACCAACCTTCCTG ATTCCTGTTGCCATCACCCTGGGGTCCCAATCTTCCATGATGCACTTAAG GGTTGGTCCTGCTGCCGGAAGCGAACTGTAGATTTCTCTGAGTTCTTAAACATCAAG GGCTGTACTGTGGGACCACACTGTGCTGAGAAGCTCCCTGAGACCCCTCAACCTGAGGGCCCTGCGACAAGCAGTTCACTTCAGGAGCAAAAACCTCCGAATACGATTCCAAAGTCAGCAGAGACTTTGCGCCGAGAGAGGCCCAA GTCAGAGTTGCCTCCAAAGCTGCTTCCGCTAAATATATCCCAAGCCCTGGGAATGGCACTGGAACAGAAGGAATTAGACCAAGAACCTGGAGCAG GACTTGACAGTAGTCTGATCCAGACTGGTGCCAGCTGCCAGAACCCAGGATGTGATGCT GTTTACCAAGGCCCGGAGAGTGATGCTACTCCATGTACCTACCACCCAGGAGCACCTCGATTCCATGAGGG GATGAAATCTTGGAGTTGTTGTGGTATCCAGACCCTGGATTTTGGGGCATTCCTGGCACAGCCAGGGTGCAGAGTTGGTAGACATGACTGGGGGAAGCAG CTGCCAGCGTCTTGCCGTCATGATTGGCACCAGACAGATTCCTTAGTAGTGGTGACTGTATACGGCCAGATTCCACTTCCTGCGTTCAACTGGGTGAAGGCCAGTCAAACTGAG CTTCATGTCCACATTGTCTTTGATGGTAACCGTGTGTTCCAAGCACAGATGAAGCTCTGGGGG gTCATAAACGTGGAGCAGAGCTCTGTCTCCTTGATGCCATCTCGGGTTGAAATCTCCCTGGTCAAGGCTGACCCAGGATCCTGGGCCCAGCTGGAGCACCCCGATGCACTGGCTGAGAAGGCTAAGGCAGGGGTTGGGTTAGAGATGGATGAGGAAGAATCTGAGGATTCAGATGATGACCTGAGCtggacagaggaggaggaagaggaggaagtgatGGGGGAGTAG